The Diceros bicornis minor isolate mBicDic1 chromosome 9, mDicBic1.mat.cur, whole genome shotgun sequence nucleotide sequence GACCCCAAATGAAATTGTTAAGGTGCTAATTAAAGATTACCTTGTATTGTCAAAAAAGCTCCTAGCCTGTTGTACAGAGACTTATCACTGTTCAACATTATGGCAGTCCCCAAACCAAGCAGTCACATCAAAGTGCTAAGATCAAAGTTGTTCACTAGCATCCCCTCAAACCTTCTcatccccgcccccacccccacccccaccctggccaCCAGTACCAATAGGCAAATCCTTCTCAGTGCCTTTCTGAAGGTGGCCCTCACTCAGGATCTGGGCCAGCCAAACTGGCTGACCAAACAACCTACTCTAGATAATTGAGTGAACAAAGAGATGCTTATGAGACTCAACTATTTCTATCATTCGTCTTACCAAGCTTGCTCAGCAAGATCTGGTGTATTCTGTACTAGTAATCAATGACTTTTTAGTTTGATCTTTATTCCACTTCACTCTATTAGGTAGATAGAAGCTACATTTATCATTTATCCCATAAGCTGGATGGTGATGAGTTGCAATAAAACCTGATTAAATCCAAGGTAATGGAGGAATGGACACCGTCCAGAGAACTTAACTCAAAAGAGTGGCtaaggggtcggcccggtggcgcaagcggttaagtgcgcgcgctccgctgcggcgacccgaggttcgctggttcggatcctgggcacgcaccgacgcactgcttggtaagccatgctgtggcggcgtcccatataaagtggaggaagataggcaccgatgttagcccagggccgtcttcctcagcaaaaaaggaggaggattggcggatgttagctcagggctgatctcacacaaaaaaaaaaagagtggctaAATTCTGTCACTTCACAATGCAGAAGCTATATGTGAATTTGGATTCTCTCTCATTGGGAAGAATGTGAACATGTTTGGAATTGCACAGAAGATATTGGATTATAGATAAGTAGGAGCATTTTTGCAATTACATGTGTGAGAAGGAGGGCTGCATATATACTGGGCAACCAATAGGTAACTCTGTCTTCAAATGAGACATTAATACAATAGAGGAAAAGTACATCTGaaagtgttttctattttccagaagaaatctgattattaaaaaaaagaggagagaaaagtaaAGTACAGGCGTCAACTCAGAGTCTTCAGAGATTTAGTgctcaaaataaaccaaaaaaaacttGCTGAAAGTAATTATGGATCCCCAATTATCATTAAGGGCAGATATATTCGGGGCCTAATACACTCATATTCACTGAAAGGAACTCACAATCTGTCTCTAGAGATTGAGGAAACAATCACCACTGACACTCATAATCATGTCCTTTGGAACATGGAACATTGTGGCCTTCTCAATGATAGATGGCTCTGGCTTCCTGGGAAATCATCTGTGTTAACAGATATCCCAGCTCTCTGATGTCCAACGTTACACAAGATTGAGGGAGAGACCCTAAATGAGCCTGCTGCCACTGCAAACGGAATAATTACTCCCCTCACATGGAGTACTATTTCTAcacaatttcttcctcctctgtccaGAAAATGATTCAAATGGAGAGATGCAGGAAGATTAGACGTTCATTGTAAATTGTCTGGGCGTAGTATTCACGAAAATGCCTCAGACTCAGTTTATTAACTCTGATCTTTAACCCAGCATCTTCAGATGCCTCATTCTTTTCTGGATTCATCCTTAAAATACAgattgttttgtatctttcaggaGCAGTTCTTTTCATTTGTGAGACAGAAAGGATGTATTTGCATATGGAAATTAAGGTAATCACAAAGACATGAtacaacaaaattagaaaaataactttaGGAAGAAGTtagactgaaaacttcccaaggCATTTCTGCTTTTCCAGAATGCAGTTTAGTGGGAAGAGCACAAGCTCTGGAGGCAAATGGTCCTGTGATCGACTCTCTAAACTCGGCCACCTGCTATGTTAAGTGGCAATAATACTTCAAGGAGATCTTGGGAGGTTGAAATTATGAATTCATGTTAaatattgaaaggaaaataacGTAAGAGTGAATAAAAGATAATCAAATACAGGTCATAACAATGCCagttgaaactataaaaatcttgGATACAAGAAAACAGAGTAAAAGGATATAATACGTGGGAAAGCAGCTGGGAAGCTGACAGGCACGCTATAAAGAACAAGCTCTAAGGACATGACATGGAACATAATATTCAAATGAAGAATTTTAAACTATTTGTTCCTTTCTATATTGGAACCACAAAGGGTACAATCATTGCTAAATAGAAGCTATAAATAGATAATGAGCCTTTGTATTTGTCATCAGTCTTGTTTACtgggaaatgaatgaaaatattaaagaaaacactTCTTTGTTCCCAACTGGGATACCAATTTACAAAATTCATTAAGCTTTCCTGCTGGTTTCAGGGAAATTTCCATATAGCACACAATCTAGTTCTATTTCAAATGCCTGTCTGGGATCTCTTCACATGCTGGTCCCACCATGTCTTGCAAAGGACTAAGTCAAACAAAGAATCaatgtgattttttctttatcctttttttcatttccccctttctttgttctcctcttcCTTGTCCTAACTGATCAGACCAGGGGAGGCAGAACTTCCTGAGGAATATTCCATGAGCAATACACGCTAGATTTAGTCTCTCCTCATACTGGGGACAAATGGTAACACTGAAATGAGTGAGACATATTAATAAGGCTGTTTAAGATAAACATGTAAATTGGCATAGCCTGTAACTTGTAACAGCACTCCCTGCTCTACTCAGGTGATTCTCCATCTGTGAATAGATGACTCTCCCACCTCTTCATACTGAACTAGAAGCCaaatactttttttcccccaacatttatatacccttctctttctttccagtttCACTGCCATCACCCTAGGTTAGATAATAACTGATGATGATAATTGATAGTAAAAATGATCACAGTAGTTTATTTTTGCTTCCCATCTCTCTCCATTCCATTGTGTTCTGAACACTGCACCACACTAATTTTCCtgaaacatgaaaaatgatcTTACCATTCACCACTAAAATTCATTAAGAGACATCTCAAGTCTGTAAGGTAAAGTAAAAATTTCTTAGTCTGGTATTTAAAGCCGTCAAATCAAACTTCCCAGTCCTATGTGCCATAACTGACCTACATAAATCATTTATTCCAAAGTCACAACCTTTACTACAACCTTTTACTTCAGGTGTTAAATGCACTCCCTAACAATTCCTGTGCATGCATCTTATCTATTGAATTGAATACAATCACtaatcagaaagaaaaactaaatcttGAGATACATCTAAATCTCACAGAATCTGGCCTTGAGGTATTTATTCCTATGATTTTGCCCAAACAGTATCCCCAGAGGAAAACTGTGTCATATATTCATACACAAACATGAAAGTcagaaaagtaatttattttatcaATTGATTTCAATTTCTAAAAGCAAATATGTCTTTCCCATGAAGATAGGGACTTTGTCCTCTGCTGAATCCTTGACACCAGTAACACTGCCTGGTACGTAGTAGGTGCGAACTATATTTTTTTGAGTGAATAAACCACAGTGGACCAATAGAAAAGAATAGTTCACAGACagatttgttttaatatttattggtAGAAATAGATCTTCAATGCATACTTTGTGTTTATATAAATTCTACATTCTCttaagggttttttgttttgttttatttggagtTTTTTGGCCTCCAAGTGAACTTAACATATTATCTATGCCTTTTATTCTTTATAGacttttttagattttagaaCTAAATTTGAGAAACCATGCATATTGTAGACCTTACATAATATAATTCAAAGAATTGTTTGCACTTTCAAAAAGTCACAAAAAGGCTGAACTCAAGTTAAATAAACTATatgttctaaaatgttcatgttcCATTCCTGAATGAAGAAATGTTTGTTTAGTATTATATATTGCTTGCTCTCTAGTAAGTCAGATTGTCAGAGACACTTCAgtaaattatctctatttttaaatctcttaatCCACTTCCTCCCAGAGATGATCCTGTAAATATTAAACATTGTGCCATATGCAGTAATAGCCCAAAAGCTTAAATAAGAACCAAACTGGTAGTTTTTAGACTGAATATTTTAACcttaaaattatatatctatatatacatatatggtaTGCTGCAtattaaatttaacattttaagtaACTTAAATACATTTAGCAAACATTCAGCCAACACTCTTTCATGAAAAGATATTGTCCTTAGAATAAAAAGTTAATGAAAGACTTATTTAGACACCAGTGTCTGGACATAGTACTAAGCCTATGGAACTTGAAAGTCTAAGTCTATTGTACTATTAAGAAAAAGATTGATTTTTAACCTACTGAATTGTGCAGATACAAAAGTGCTTAGCATGACaaaattaccaaaataaaaacattttaaaggttaTTTGGTTCTAGCAATATTAACTATTCTgtatttttggataatttaacatttgcattttaaatttcatataaattttctttttaacaagtTAAAAAAGCACACAAAAAATAGTTCAAACTATAGTAATCTGTTACTTTTCATCCTGGTTAGTTCATCACAAATAACTCAACAAAAGAATGCTTAAATACTCAGCTCTACTAAAATGTGATATTTGAATGGATCCATCACTTCAACCATTGTTTGCTATGCTGGACCCTAAAACAGGCTGCCGACAGACGGGACAAGTGCAATTCTCTGAGAGCCATCGGTCAATACAATGGATGTGAAATTCATGCATGCAAGGTAATTGCCTGAGCTTGTTTCCAGTTACATAGTCACTGATACAAACACTACAGATTTTACCTAGTTCACTGTCGATACTGTTATGCTCATAGTTCCGGGTGGAAAGATTGTCAATCTGTTCTTTGGTTAAACCACGTATTCGATCATCGTCATCACCTTCATTTAGTAAAAAGAAGTGAGCAAGGCGAAGAATAGGTAGTGTTCCAGTTTCAACTAAGTTATTTGAATTTCGCGACTGCCTGCCACctctattattgttattttgggTATGAGGCTGGGTGGTCTCATTTTCAGCATGCATTTCAGTGCTGTCTTCTTGGGGCTGCCTGTCTTGAGAGGAGCCTTCATTGTGCTGGCTGATGTCATTAACTGTACCTACATTACTCAGTTCTGAGTGCATCTCTGGTAAATACAGACCATTTCTCTGATTCTCTGACTCGGATTCAGCCTCCATTAGAGAACTCAATTCTCCAAATCCAGTCATGATCTGCCTTAAAATTGACCGAAGAGCCACTGATGATGGTTCAACAAGCTCATTCTCAGAAATCCTACGAAGAGGAACTGTTATGGTACTAACGTAGGTTCGAATACCTGACCGCTCTAAATGAGAAATAGTTCGGCGAAATCCCCCACTATTGCTTTCAATAGTGACTGTATTTTCTGCTAGCCCTACTCTAGATCGAGTTCTATTTGCAATACTATCCCGATCTCTGTTTTCTCCAGGACGAATCCTTCTCACTTGAAGGTCCAGCGTGATTGTCGGCTGTCGTTGTACAGCAGTTGAAGATCTGCTagattcttctccttcttctactGTTATTCTGGACACAAGTCTTGAGTTAGAGAATGGAGTATATGCCGTACCTCTGTGCTCTCTATTTTGCTCTAAAAAGACACGAGTTATACCTCTCCTCCTAACAGACCTTCTAACAGTTTGCTGTAAAGGTCTACTTTCCCTTTGTGAATTATGATAAACAGTGCCACTTTGTCTCTGAATTGGTGAACGGCTTCGACTATTGAAAGTAGACCGTAATCTTATTGGCTCTAATCTTTGGTTTGTATTCCTCACTGTAACATTAGTTCTAGCCCCATTTTCCCGAACATGTGCTGCTCCAAATCGTTGCCCCTCCCTTTGCCTGAGTTCACTACCACCTGACTGGTTTGTGTGACTACTTAAATTAGCACGTTGAGCACTAGTTCCAGGAATGCCAACTGCTCCCCCAATTCCATTTCTTAATCTTCCCAGTGTTGAGAAAGATCCTTCTACTGAATTCTGCCGCCTTGAACCAAGCCTAGTCCTTGGAATGTTGGAACTACTACCATTGAAATTCACTGAGGTTTGGCTTCTTGTTCGCCTAGCCACAGGACTAGCTgatctttgttgcctatttgtagTGTGATCCCTGCTAATATCTGAAAGTGGAATGCTCGTATAATCTTCGCCATGAATTTCAAATCCTCTATTCTCATGATTTATGTGGATTTCCAGACTAAACCGAAACTCTCCACTGTTTGGGTTTGTTCGACTCACAGCCCTCCAAGTTTGGTTTCCATTTTGTCCACTTCGAGTTGCATTTCCTGTGCGACGAAAGGTGTTCAACCACTCTAGCAGAGAATCTTCATTTGAACTTTCTCTGGGGACTTCTGAGTCTGGAAAGCAAACCAAATCAACTTATGATCAATTCCTAAAACTATCCTTAGAGTTTTATTGAAAGCTTGTAAGATAAACAaagtttttattaaattaaattatatttaagaacATCTGtgcattttaatgaatgaaaatggCAAAAAACTGAACTTTCTAAAAGAAAGGTGTACACTATAAGCATATTATAATACATACCTACGTCACTCTTGTGTTCTATATGCCTGTTTTTGGCAAAATCTTAAGGCAGATGAGAAATATATCCAATAccaaaattatacatttaaattGCTTTATTCATATGGcaatatcaataaaatacagtagcAAAACTTATATAATTCATCTTGAATTTGTGGAATCCTTCTGGTAAAGGTAACTCAAGCAACATTTTTGCAACTAGGTATTTTTGTAACCTTAGGAATTTTATCCTATTTCTCAGGAACTGCCAAAAATGTACATCTCAAGAAATCTGGCTTTCTGAATACAATGTTACAACCACATTATGACTTTATGTGAAGCTGGGAAACTTTAGGCATGTTACTTAAGTTCTCTATGGCTATATCCTTATCTGCaaattggagataataatagtataaaTGTCACAGGGTTATCATGAGGATAAAATAAGATACTGAATATAAAATGCTTAGTACAATACCTGGCATATgggaagcactcaataaatgttagccattatatataacataatacATTTTCTGTTGATTAagaacataagctccatgaagacaaagagttttatattattttattcactGTTAAATCCCCAATCTCTACAACAGTATCTGGTACAAATCAGACTCTCAattaatattgttgaatgaatcaatttAGAAATAAATGTGCCCCTGATAAACTTCTTTGACTATGATACTGCTACTGTGGGAAGCTTAAGTTTTCCATTTTTAACCAGTGGATTATATAAAGTGCAAAATTCAATCAAAAGCATTCTAATACACACTAACTGTACAGATTTTAGCCTTAAAGTGTGTTCTACTCAAAA carries:
- the RNF6 gene encoding E3 ubiquitin-protein ligase RNF6 isoform X1, with the translated sequence MNQSPSRSDDGEETSSQDPNLRENERRWQQERLHREEAYYHFINELSDEDYRLMRDHNLLGTPGEITSQELQQRLDGVKEQLASQPDLSNGTNTRDSEVPRESSNEDSLLEWLNTFRRTGNATRSGQNGNQTWRAVSRTNPNSGEFRFSLEIHINHENRGFEIHGEDYTSIPLSDISRDHTTNRQQRSASPVARRTRSQTSVNFNGSSSNIPRTRLGSRRQNSVEGSFSTLGRLRNGIGGAVGIPGTSAQRANLSSHTNQSGGSELRQREGQRFGAAHVRENGARTNVTVRNTNQRLEPIRLRSTFNSRSRSPIQRQSGTVYHNSQRESRPLQQTVRRSVRRRGITRVFLEQNREHRGTAYTPFSNSRLVSRITVEEGEESSRSSTAVQRQPTITLDLQVRRIRPGENRDRDSIANRTRSRVGLAENTVTIESNSGGFRRTISHLERSGIRTYVSTITVPLRRISENELVEPSSVALRSILRQIMTGFGELSSLMEAESESENQRNGLYLPEMHSELSNVGTVNDISQHNEGSSQDRQPQEDSTEMHAENETTQPHTQNNNNRGGRQSRNSNNLVETGTLPILRLAHFFLLNEGDDDDRIRGLTKEQIDNLSTRNYEHNSIDSELGKICSVCISDYVTGNKLRQLPCMHEFHIHCIDRWLSENCTCPVCRQPVLGSSIANNG
- the RNF6 gene encoding E3 ubiquitin-protein ligase RNF6 isoform X2 → MNQSPSRSDDGEETSSQDPNLRENERRWQQERLHREEAYYHFINELSDEDYRLMRDHNLLGTPDSEVPRESSNEDSLLEWLNTFRRTGNATRSGQNGNQTWRAVSRTNPNSGEFRFSLEIHINHENRGFEIHGEDYTSIPLSDISRDHTTNRQQRSASPVARRTRSQTSVNFNGSSSNIPRTRLGSRRQNSVEGSFSTLGRLRNGIGGAVGIPGTSAQRANLSSHTNQSGGSELRQREGQRFGAAHVRENGARTNVTVRNTNQRLEPIRLRSTFNSRSRSPIQRQSGTVYHNSQRESRPLQQTVRRSVRRRGITRVFLEQNREHRGTAYTPFSNSRLVSRITVEEGEESSRSSTAVQRQPTITLDLQVRRIRPGENRDRDSIANRTRSRVGLAENTVTIESNSGGFRRTISHLERSGIRTYVSTITVPLRRISENELVEPSSVALRSILRQIMTGFGELSSLMEAESESENQRNGLYLPEMHSELSNVGTVNDISQHNEGSSQDRQPQEDSTEMHAENETTQPHTQNNNNRGGRQSRNSNNLVETGTLPILRLAHFFLLNEGDDDDRIRGLTKEQIDNLSTRNYEHNSIDSELGKICSVCISDYVTGNKLRQLPCMHEFHIHCIDRWLSENCTCPVCRQPVLGSSIANNG